The following proteins are encoded in a genomic region of Flammeovirga pectinis:
- a CDS encoding leucine-rich repeat domain-containing protein, translated as MKLIFTILLIAPLFSLAQTRKEAKVIHQKQIDFYNQKKASQNEKVTTLWDKFKHDHPELYEQRVLHLKNDSIRLSKERDDNTQIVLKKIESLDINSHYIDLENSSLEEIPNQVFNMINIDTLKLTNHHFKTIPKKLNQLKKLKYLDLSNNDLSSSKIRFSKLKKLEYLNLSQCSLTKLPKGLRKLKNLKILVLTENPLEDTKKIQHLKNLESLKLNKTIVSLEPYSIGKLKKLKKLNMNECQLLEIPPRIKRMKDLESIVMARNNIKTIPDELSQLQKLDNLILYENEIDNLPLSFFQLTELKELDLYHNKITHLPKEIGQLTKLNTLYISFNQISELPIEMQSLTQLRKLYAHHNKLEYVFDLSSFKELEVLHLQENKLNNFPISILTLSNLVELNLSENKITTFPADIKNFKHIEILNLSDNMVESIEDFKIELEGMSKNGVIVNL; from the coding sequence ATGAAATTAATCTTCACAATTCTATTAATTGCACCCCTTTTTTCATTAGCTCAAACAAGAAAAGAGGCTAAAGTAATTCATCAAAAGCAAATCGATTTTTATAACCAAAAAAAAGCTAGTCAAAATGAAAAAGTGACAACACTCTGGGATAAATTTAAACACGATCATCCAGAATTATATGAACAAAGAGTACTCCATTTGAAAAATGATTCTATAAGGTTGTCTAAAGAGAGAGATGATAACACACAAATTGTATTAAAAAAAATAGAAAGTTTAGATATTAATAGTCATTATATTGATTTGGAAAATTCATCATTAGAAGAAATACCTAATCAAGTTTTTAATATGATTAATATTGATACTTTAAAACTAACAAACCACCACTTTAAAACTATTCCTAAAAAATTAAATCAGCTTAAGAAGCTAAAATATCTTGATCTGTCTAATAATGATTTATCATCTTCAAAAATTCGATTCTCGAAATTGAAAAAACTCGAATACCTTAATTTAAGTCAGTGTAGTTTAACAAAACTACCAAAAGGATTACGAAAACTTAAAAACCTTAAGATATTAGTTTTAACTGAAAACCCATTAGAGGACACTAAGAAAATTCAACATCTAAAAAATTTAGAAAGTTTAAAACTAAACAAAACTATTGTATCTCTAGAGCCTTATAGTATTGGTAAATTGAAGAAGCTTAAAAAATTGAATATGAATGAATGCCAACTCCTTGAAATTCCACCTAGAATAAAAAGAATGAAGGACTTAGAAAGTATTGTAATGGCAAGAAATAATATTAAAACCATACCAGATGAATTAAGTCAATTACAAAAACTTGATAATCTTATACTTTATGAAAACGAAATAGATAATTTACCATTATCCTTCTTTCAATTAACTGAACTAAAAGAATTAGACCTATATCATAATAAGATTACACATTTACCTAAAGAAATAGGGCAACTTACAAAGTTGAATACACTTTATATTTCATTTAATCAGATAAGTGAGCTACCTATTGAAATGCAATCACTTACTCAATTAAGAAAGTTATATGCACATCATAATAAATTAGAATACGTTTTTGATTTGAGTTCTTTTAAAGAATTAGAAGTGTTACACCTTCAAGAAAACAAATTAAATAACTTCCCAATATCAATACTAACACTATCCAATTTAGTCGAATTAAATCTCTCAGAAAATAAAATTACGACCTTCCCTGCTGATATTAAGAATTTCAAACATATTGAAATCCTCAATTTATCAGATAATATGGTTGAGTCTATAGAAGATTTTAAAATAGAATTAGAAGGAATGAGCAAAAATGGGGTTATTGTTAATCTATAA
- a CDS encoding Rossmann-fold NAD(P)-binding domain-containing protein: MEKIKAIITGATGMVGKSVLLECLDSDKVDKVLIIVRESIGMTHPKLEEVIHKDFFDLTDIIPKLVGYNACYFCLGISSAGVSIKEYTHITYNLTLHFANIILPLNPDISFCYVSGAGTSSKENSATDWANVKGKTENQLMRFPFKSAYMFRPAVIQPEKGVESKVSIYKTIYKILRPVFPILDRLFPKYVTTSSRLGKAMINVVNRGYKTNIIENDDINVLSAV, translated from the coding sequence ATGGAAAAAATTAAAGCAATTATCACAGGAGCTACTGGTATGGTAGGTAAAAGTGTTCTTCTAGAATGTCTTGATAGTGATAAAGTGGATAAAGTATTGATCATTGTTCGTGAATCAATAGGAATGACACATCCAAAGCTAGAAGAGGTTATTCATAAAGATTTTTTTGATCTTACAGACATTATACCAAAATTGGTAGGTTATAATGCTTGTTATTTTTGCTTAGGTATATCTTCTGCAGGTGTTTCTATAAAGGAATATACTCATATTACTTATAATTTAACATTACACTTTGCAAATATAATTTTACCACTCAATCCAGACATTTCTTTTTGTTATGTATCTGGAGCAGGAACATCTTCTAAAGAAAATTCAGCAACAGATTGGGCAAATGTGAAAGGTAAAACGGAAAATCAGTTAATGAGATTTCCTTTTAAGTCTGCATATATGTTTAGACCTGCTGTAATTCAGCCAGAGAAAGGTGTAGAATCTAAGGTATCTATTTATAAGACGATCTATAAAATTTTAAGACCTGTTTTTCCAATATTAGACCGCCTTTTTCCTAAATATGTTACAACTTCATCACGTTTAGGAAAGGCAATGATTAATGTTGTAAACAGAGGGTATAAGACCAATATCATAGAAAATGATGATATCAATGTTCTTTCTGCTGTATAG
- the yiaA gene encoding inner membrane protein YiaA: MNAKPSNAYVLASWIAMAAGVLGYLVGLFRAEMLLNEKGYYLVILLFALFSSISVQKCVRDKEEFIQVTNLYYSLSWFSLIISIVLLGVGLWNADLLPSEKGFYIFGFLLSLFGAVTIQKNTRDIQKYESS; this comes from the coding sequence ATGAATGCTAAACCATCAAATGCTTATGTATTAGCTTCTTGGATAGCTATGGCAGCAGGAGTATTAGGATACCTAGTAGGTCTATTTAGGGCAGAAATGTTACTTAACGAAAAAGGCTATTATCTAGTAATATTATTATTCGCATTATTCTCTTCAATATCAGTTCAAAAATGTGTTAGAGATAAAGAGGAGTTTATACAAGTCACAAATTTATATTATAGCTTAAGTTGGTTTTCATTAATAATATCTATTGTTCTATTAGGAGTAGGACTTTGGAATGCAGACTTGCTACCTTCTGAAAAAGGGTTTTATATATTTGGTTTCTTATTATCTCTATTTGGAGCAGTAACGATCCAGAAAAATACAAGAGATATTCAAAAATACGAGAGTTCATAA
- a CDS encoding CHAT domain-containing protein, which produces MLLFDNSIIGLAQTIENYNVSVVNNYRQYGEMDKAEVYIDKWIKSIENEGKPNSIKLVAPLIWKGRIIKEKQEYTRAIQYFEKAIDIIDKSAGWMYPDYIIATNYLLLIYLRLGDDVNVDVYISLIETLEKNTIGVNTTYNVHTLFNKGLIEVERKNYSIADDYFLEAISVARSIVSPFNYLRDYSIIEVHRAKLYNNQGQFDKSIAILIDLERELKQYDLSKSVVAARLLIVLSDTYVLSQKFAKAIETYQKAEKTAIEVYGKKSIALANVWIRASEVNFQISNLPKVKDLLIKGITIYEKNGVRDQIYQKAKLQLASMYLYTGHYAQSKKILEEVEHSIDHYGTNYIYYLSVKVRQLKFQDKFIYSEFDLLELSTRLRNNYYEYIYSYLVCSKLTIEFNLTYDRIHRAEQYLEEYKNIIEKFTVKSNLVNLFQALILKAKGQNNEALEFLNLVSDKISEDYSEYNVSLIQVKYFKAEIYKIQNKPFKVIELCDEIEEIAIRNEFAATETFRLKAKLFKAQELIELNQLDSAKSQLEELSKITVGIPIIETRILSQLAYLYALEDNWSKAETLIVKATNQRMLFYDDVFKKLSQEEKVMYLRSTRSVFAIFDAMIFLRGEKSSSKMIEQCYNIEIRYRNLLKNEAILSKQKLNLLEDYSLESGFSNYLEKLNALRSRIAAISYMTEAQRDSLHINPVEEIDRVRNLEKSLLSAANTFVAADQDNLDITWKYIQANLGEHDVVVDIVRIKDYKENNSKYFALILNKNSTAPQLIALGYAKYLDKVMYAEYQNSLHIKEGIYTLNSSSSNVYDTYWKPIKQAIEESNVTPHRIFVSPHGIYSLININTLKNPKTNKYVLMEDYIFLVSNTLNITSEYKLENIENKRALMIGNPSFSVSKKSKKITLQERTNLGYKEGEKEMFELYDLPGTALEIENVEKQLLKNNWDVTVLLGEEAREEELINLNYSPSVIHIATHGFFDNTINAEYNFINKRLLKSGLYFSEIKANNDSNIQYRYNNGTDGILTAYEVRSLNLDSTELVVLSACQTENITSIDDDGISALLFAFNVAGAKSVIMSLWNVDDYATQQLMTTFYKKWLICKDRDQAFREAQVERMEDSLYNDPYFWGGFVLIN; this is translated from the coding sequence GTGCTTTTATTCGATAATAGTATTATTGGTTTAGCGCAAACAATAGAAAATTATAACGTTTCTGTAGTTAATAATTACCGTCAGTATGGCGAAATGGACAAAGCGGAAGTCTATATTGATAAATGGATTAAGAGCATTGAAAATGAAGGTAAGCCTAATTCTATAAAACTAGTTGCTCCTTTAATTTGGAAAGGGAGAATAATAAAGGAGAAACAAGAGTATACGCGTGCAATTCAATATTTTGAAAAAGCGATTGATATTATCGATAAATCAGCAGGTTGGATGTACCCAGATTATATTATTGCCACTAACTATTTATTACTAATTTATTTGCGTTTGGGAGATGATGTAAATGTTGATGTCTACATTTCTTTAATAGAAACACTAGAAAAAAACACTATTGGGGTAAACACAACATATAACGTACATACACTTTTTAATAAAGGACTTATTGAGGTAGAAAGAAAGAACTATAGTATTGCAGATGACTATTTCTTAGAAGCCATTTCTGTAGCTAGATCAATAGTTTCTCCATTTAACTATTTAAGAGATTATTCGATAATAGAAGTTCATAGAGCAAAATTATATAATAATCAAGGACAATTTGATAAATCTATAGCAATACTGATTGACTTAGAGAGAGAATTGAAACAGTATGATTTATCTAAATCAGTTGTAGCTGCTCGTTTATTAATTGTTTTATCAGACACTTATGTGTTATCTCAAAAATTTGCTAAAGCTATAGAGACATATCAGAAAGCAGAAAAGACGGCAATTGAGGTCTATGGTAAGAAAAGTATTGCACTAGCCAATGTATGGATTAGGGCTAGTGAAGTTAATTTTCAAATTTCAAACCTCCCAAAAGTGAAAGACCTTCTTATTAAGGGGATTACTATATATGAAAAAAATGGAGTAAGAGATCAAATCTATCAGAAAGCGAAACTTCAACTAGCAAGTATGTATTTGTATACTGGTCATTATGCTCAATCTAAAAAAATACTAGAGGAGGTGGAACATAGTATCGACCATTACGGAACAAACTACATCTATTATTTATCTGTTAAAGTAAGGCAGTTGAAATTTCAGGATAAGTTTATTTATTCAGAATTTGACCTTTTAGAATTATCGACTAGGCTTAGAAATAATTATTATGAGTATATATATTCCTATCTAGTATGTAGTAAATTAACTATAGAATTTAATTTAACTTACGATAGAATACATAGAGCAGAACAGTATCTTGAAGAGTATAAAAATATTATAGAAAAGTTTACTGTTAAATCTAATTTGGTCAATCTCTTTCAAGCTTTAATTTTAAAAGCAAAAGGGCAAAATAACGAAGCACTTGAGTTCTTAAACTTGGTCTCTGATAAAATTTCAGAAGATTATTCTGAATATAATGTTAGCTTAATTCAGGTGAAATACTTTAAAGCTGAGATTTATAAAATTCAAAATAAACCTTTTAAAGTAATTGAACTTTGTGATGAAATAGAAGAAATTGCAATTCGGAATGAATTTGCAGCAACTGAGACTTTTAGACTTAAAGCAAAGCTTTTTAAGGCACAAGAATTAATAGAACTAAATCAATTAGATAGTGCTAAAAGTCAGTTAGAAGAATTATCAAAAATTACGGTTGGAATTCCTATAATTGAAACACGAATACTAAGTCAGTTAGCATATCTGTATGCTTTAGAAGATAATTGGTCTAAGGCTGAAACACTAATTGTAAAGGCAACAAACCAAAGAATGTTATTTTATGATGATGTTTTTAAAAAATTATCTCAAGAAGAGAAGGTAATGTACCTGAGAAGTACAAGGTCTGTATTTGCCATTTTTGATGCAATGATATTCCTTAGAGGAGAGAAATCTTCTTCTAAAATGATAGAGCAATGTTATAATATTGAGATTCGCTACAGAAATTTACTGAAAAATGAAGCAATTCTGTCAAAACAAAAACTCAATTTATTAGAAGATTACAGTTTAGAAAGTGGGTTTTCAAATTATTTAGAGAAACTAAATGCATTACGCTCCAGAATAGCAGCAATTAGTTATATGACAGAAGCACAAAGAGACAGCCTACATATTAACCCTGTAGAAGAGATTGATAGAGTAAGGAATTTAGAGAAGTCGTTGTTAAGTGCAGCAAATACTTTTGTAGCTGCAGATCAGGATAATTTAGACATTACATGGAAATATATTCAAGCTAATTTGGGTGAGCATGATGTGGTAGTAGATATAGTTAGAATAAAAGATTATAAAGAAAATAACAGTAAATATTTTGCATTAATTCTCAATAAAAACTCTACTGCTCCGCAACTTATAGCGCTAGGTTATGCTAAGTATTTAGATAAAGTGATGTATGCAGAATATCAAAATTCGTTACATATAAAGGAAGGTATTTATACGCTTAACTCATCCAGTTCTAATGTATACGATACCTATTGGAAACCCATTAAACAAGCAATAGAAGAAAGTAATGTTACTCCTCATAGAATATTTGTGAGTCCTCATGGCATTTATAGCCTTATCAATATTAATACCCTTAAAAACCCTAAGACAAATAAATATGTATTGATGGAAGATTATATATTTTTAGTATCAAATACCTTAAATATTACTTCAGAATACAAATTAGAGAATATAGAAAATAAGCGCGCATTAATGATCGGTAATCCTTCTTTTTCAGTAAGTAAAAAATCAAAAAAAATTACCTTACAAGAAAGAACCAATTTAGGTTATAAAGAAGGTGAGAAAGAGATGTTTGAGCTTTATGACTTACCTGGAACTGCATTGGAAATTGAAAATGTAGAAAAACAGCTTTTAAAAAATAATTGGGATGTAACAGTACTATTAGGAGAAGAAGCTAGAGAAGAAGAGTTGATTAATTTAAACTATTCGCCAAGTGTTATACACATTGCTACGCATGGTTTCTTTGATAATACGATTAATGCAGAGTATAATTTTATAAATAAGAGGTTATTAAAATCTGGCCTTTATTTTTCGGAAATTAAAGCAAATAATGATAGTAATATTCAATATAGGTATAATAATGGCACTGATGGAATATTAACCGCTTATGAGGTACGATCGTTAAATTTAGACAGTACTGAATTAGTAGTTTTATCAGCGTGTCAGACAGAGAATATAACCTCTATTGATGACGATGGAATCTCTGCACTACTTTTTGCATTTAATGTAGCAGGAGCTAAGTCTGTTATTATGAGTTTATGGAATGTAGATGACTATGCAACACAACAATTAATGACAACCTTTTATAAAAAATGGCTTATCTGTAAGGATAGAGATCAGGCTTTTAGAGAGGCACAAGTAGAAAGAATGGAAGATTCTTTATATAATGACCCCTATTTTTGGGGAGGTTTTGTGCTCATTAATTAA